In Canis lupus baileyi chromosome X, mCanLup2.hap1, whole genome shotgun sequence, one DNA window encodes the following:
- the IRS4 gene encoding insulin receptor substrate 4 — protein MASCSCARDQATRRLSAAAAATAAALAVVATTPLLPLGTSTALIGTGSSCPGAMWLSTATGSRSDSESDEEDLPVGDEVCKRGYLRKQKHGHRRYFVLKLETADAPARLEYYENARKFRHSVRAAAAAAAAAASGAAVPALIPPRRVITLYQCFSVSQRADARYRHLIALFTQDEYFAMVAENESEQESWYLLLSRLILESKRRRCGTPGAQPDGEPTALAAAAAAEPPFYKDVWQVIVKPRGLGHRKELSGVFRLCLTDEEVLFVRLNTEVASVVVQLLSIRRCGHSEQYFFLEVGRSTVIGPGELWMQVDDCVVAQNMHELFLEKMRALCADEYRARCRSYSISIGAHLLTLLSTRRHLDTLPREPGGWLRRSRFEQFCHLRAIGDGEDEMLLARRYMTPSEPVLPSRRGRLHLPRARRSRRAISVPASLCRRLPPSPVRVPHPAEVPNDRACLSPEASGSGNSGDEGSPQGQEGQEGNGGDYMPMNNWGSGNGRGSGGGQGASGQGSSSQSSGGNQCSGGGQGSGGGQDSSGGQGSGGQGMGGNQRSGAGQGTAGGHGSGGGQGAGGGHGSGDGQGPGDGHGSRRGKNSGGGKGSGGGKTSDGSGDRGKSLKKRSYFGKLTQSKQQQMPPPPPTPPPPPPAGATGGKGKSGGRFRLYFCADRGAQKDRKEAKEVKDKADSPEGAARGPLRARAFDEDEDDPYVPMRPGVAAPLASSSDYMPMAPQNFSASKHHSRSPFEDSRGYMMMFPRMSPPPAPSAQKEPDPEKEDESKDNDSESDYMFMAPGAGAIPKNPRNPQGGSSSKSWSSYFSLPNPFRGSPLGRSDHSEYVPMLPGKFLGNSLDKAPTSNWGPKHAVSKPPVEGSFSKPRDGGTCWKPSDNGPPKNKAKRPNRLSFITKGNKIKPKSQKPTRAQREADSSSVYVNIDFTKSGSNMPAPFIQGLPGSWGIMAGPRPSAFSHYVNVEFEVLFPHPAQNFSHLFRAIPGANPLFLEGARWPLVPLPPSATGGSASEEEGDYIEVIFNPAMTPAVPFGDSAIRYDAETGRIYVVDPFSECCMDISLSPSRCSEPPPVARLLQEEQQLERRRPQDRSQSFFPSARAAVSAFPTDSLERDLPASLASAAAAAAAASAAAPALALGRALAAASALAAAPGIGAAARGLEAAAGFDSASVRWFQPVAGSAAAAAAAVRGTQAVAAGSNPRARHPSADLAGGENWATAAVSPPPPPPPPRRPVPSPPEQQVSDNDDDDDDDTYVRMDFARPDNKKSDSPRRE, from the exons ATGGCGAGTTGCTCCTGCGCTCGCGACCAAGCGACCAGGAGGCTGAGCGCTGCAGCGGCGGCAACAGCGGCAGCTCTAGCTGTGGTGGCGACCACCCCACTTCTCCCCTTGGGCACCTCGACCGCACTCATTGGGACCGGGTCGTCTTGTCCGGGAGCCATGTGGCTCTCCACGGCCACTGGCTCCCGGTCAGACTCGGAGTCCGACGAGGAGGACCTCCCCGTCGGGGACGAAGTCTGCAAACGCGGCTACCTGCGGAAGCAGAAGCATGGGCACAGGCGCTACTTCGTGCTCAAACTCGAGACCGCCGACGCCCCGGCTCGGCTGGAATACTACGAAAATGCCAGGAAGTTCCGGCACAGTGTCCGCGCCgcggcggctgcggctgcggcggcCGCCTCTGGCGCCGCGGTCCCCGCGCTCATCCCGCCGCGACGCGTGATCACCCTGTACCAGTGCTTCTCCGTGAGCCAGCGAGCCGATGCCAGGTACCGCCACCTCATCGCCCTCTTCACCCAGGACGAGTACTTCGCCATGGTGGCCGAGAACGAGTCGGAGCAGGAGAGCTGGTACTTGCTGCTCAGCCGCCTCATCCTCGAGAGCAAGCGCCGCCGCTGCGGCACGCCCGGCGCGCAGCCGGATGGAGAGCCGACCGCGCTGGCGGCTGCAGCGGCGGCGGAGCCACCCTTCTACAAAGATGTGTGGCAGGTAATAGTCAAGCCCAGGGGGCTGGGGCACCGAAAAGAGCTGAGCGGCGTGTTCCGGCTTTGTCTTACCGACGAGGAGGTGCTGTTCGTGAGGCTGAATACCGAGGTGGCCAGCGTGGTCGTCCAGCTCCTGAGCATCCGTCGCTGCGGGCACTCAGAGCAGTACTTCTTCTTGGAGGTCGGTAGGTCCACCGTCATTGGTCCCGGGGAGCTCTGGATGCAGGTCGATGACTGTGTAGTGGCCCAAAACATGCACGAGTTGTTTTTGGAGAAGATGAGAGCCCTGTGCGCAGACGAATACAGAGCCCGCTGCCGCAGCTACAGCATCAGCATCGGCGCCCACCTGTTAACCCTGCTGTCCACTAGGAGGCACCTGGACACGCTGCCGCGTGAGCCCGGTGGCTGGCTGAGAAGGTCCCGCTTTGAGCAGTTTTGCCACCTCAGGGCCATCGGGGACGGGGAAGACGAGATGCTCCTCGCCAGGCGCTACATGACACCCAGCGAACCTGTGCTCCCCTCCAGGCGAGGAAGACTGCACCTGCCCAGAGCGCGCCGCTCCAGGAGAGCGATTTCGGTTCCAGCCAGCCTTTGCCGCCGCCTCCCGCCCAGCCCGGTGCGTGTCCCGCATCCCGCCGAAGTCCCGAACGACAGAGCTTGCCTGTCTCCTGAAGCTTCTGGCTCTGGCAACTCTGGGGATGAAGGGAGTCCTCAGGGCCAAGAGGGACAGGAAGGAAACGGAGGTGACTACATGCCCATGAACAACTGGGGCTCGGGAAATGGCCGGGGCTCCGGAGGTGGCCAGGGCGCAAGTGGCCAAGGCTCCAGTAGCCAGAGTTCAGGGGGAAACCAGTGctcaggtggggggcagggctctGGAGGTGGCCAGGACTCTAGCGGTGGCCAGGGCTCAGGGGGCCAGGGTATGGGAGGAAACCAACGTTCAGGAGCTGGCCAAGGCACTGCAGGTGGACACGGCTCTGGCGGCGGCCAGGGAGCCGGAGGTGGACACGGCTCAGGCGATGGGCAGGGACCGGGCGATGGCCATGGCTCCCGCCGTGGCAAGAACTCTGGAGGGGGCAAAGGCTCAGGAGGTGGGAAGACTTCCGATGGCAGTGGTGACCGTGGAAAATCTCTGAAGAAAAGATCCTACTTTGGCAAACTAACTCAAAGCAAGCAGCAGCAGATGCCACCACCTCCACctactccacccccacccccaccagcggGAGCAACTGGTGGTAAAGGGAAGTCTGGGGGAAGGTTCCGACTTTATTTTTGTGCCGACAGAGGAGCCCAGAAAGATCGCAAGGAGGCCAAAGAGGTCAAGGACAAGGCAGACAGCCCAGAAGGTGCAGCTCGGGGCCCCCTCAGAGCCAGGGCTTTTGATGAAGATGAGGATGACCCCTATGTGCCAATGAGGCCAGGGGTGGCTGCCCCTCTTGCAAGCTCTAGCGATTATATGCCAATGGCTCCCCAAAACTTCTCTGCTTCAAAACACCACTCTCGATCACCTTTCGAAGATTCAAGGGGGTACATGATGATGTTTCCTAGGATGAGCCCACCACCAGCCCCAAGTGCCCAGAAAGAGCCAGATCCCGAGAAGGAGGATGAGTCAAAGGACAATGACAGTGAGAGTGACTATATGTTTATGGCTCCTGGAGCCGGTGCAATTCCAAAAAACCCCAGAAATCCTCAGGGCGGCTCTTCCTCTAAAAGCTGGAGCTCCTACTTCTCTCTGCCAAATCCTTTTCGGGGCTCCCCATTGGGACGGAGTGACCACAGTGAGTATGTACCAATGTTACCTGGAAAATTCTTGGGAAATAGCCTGGACAAGGCACCCACGTCTAACTGGGGCCCCAAACATGCAGTTTCAAAGCCTCCAGTCGAGGGGTCATTCTCAAAGCCTAGGGATGGGGGGACATGCTGGAAGCCTTCAGATAATGGGCCCCCCAAGAACAAGGCCAAAAGACCCAACCGTCTCTCTTTtattacaaaaggaaataaaatcaagccCAAATCACAGAAGCCCACACGTGCGCAGAGAGAAGCTGACAGCTCTAGTGTCTACGTCAACATTGACTTCACTAAAAGCGGGAGCAATATGCCAGCCCCCTTTATTCAAGGACTGCCCGGTTCATGGGGGATCATGGCTGGCCCCAGACCGTCAGCCTTTTCTCACTATGTGAACGTTGAGTTCGAAGTGCTATTTCCACACCCGGCACAAAACTTCTCGCATCTTTTCAGAGCTATTCCAGGTGCCAACCCCCTTTTCCTGGAAGGTGCTAGGTGGCCACTCGTGCCTCTTCCTCCCAGCGCCACAGGTGGCAGTGCCAGTGAGGAAGAGGGTGACTACATCGAAGTGATTTTCAACCCAGCAATGACACCGGCCGTGCCTTTCGGTGACAGCGCCATCCGCTATGACGCGGAAACAGGTCGAATCTATGTGGTTGACCCCTTTTCCGAGTGCTGTATGGacatttctctctcccccagccGCTGCTCCGAACCGCCACCTGTAGCCAGGCTGCTGCAGGAAGAACAACAGCTGGAGCGGAGGCGCCCGCAAGACCGTTCGCAGAGTTTCTTTCCGTCCGCCCGGGCGGCGGTCTCGGCTTTCCCCACCGACAGTCTCGAGAGAGACCTCCCCGCCTCCCTtgcctcggccgccgccgccgccgccgccgcctccgccgccgcgcCGGCCTTAGCTTTGGGCCGGGCGTTAGCCGCCGCCTCCGCCCTCGCCGCGGCCCCGGGCATCGGTGCAGCCGCCAGGGGCTTGGAGGCCGCTGCTGGGTTTGACTCCGCCTCCGTCCGCTGGTTCCAACCTGTTGCAGGCTcggcagccgccgccgccgccgcggtgcGGGGGACCCAAGCCGTGGCCGCTGGCTCGAACCCGAGAGCCCGGCACCCATCTGCAGACTTGGCTGGAGGTGAGAACTGGGCCACAGCGGCCgtctccccgccgccgccgccaccgccgcctcGCCGCCCGGTGCCGAGTCCCCCTGAGCAACAGGTTTCTGAcaacgacgacgacgacgacgacgataCCTACGTGAGAATGGACTTTGCCAGACCTGACAACAAGAAGTCTGACTCTCCCCGCAGAG agtGA